From a region of the Lactuca sativa cultivar Salinas chromosome 4, Lsat_Salinas_v11, whole genome shotgun sequence genome:
- the LOC111907745 gene encoding uncharacterized protein LOC111907745, with protein MRILSRPPCLSSYSAPSRSQSLARHNFHFSISTYSTSTSCSSSSSSFSFFSFRPFNKRFHFINPPRSSLKQTKKQQRTLQTNAPPPQSSIRRLLNLNDNPKDDGGGGNDDDDDDDDQNETAIKGTILAGLLLVGVVGGFGTVGYIYRDQINAFLIQFSSFIEGYGPAGYALFVAVYAGLEVLAIPAIPLTMSAGLLFGSYTGTILVSISGTVAASVAFLIARYFARDRILKMVEGNKKFLAIDKAIGENGFRVVTLLRLSPLLPFSLGNYLYGLTSVKFVPYVLGSWLGMLPGTWAYVSAGAFGRAIIQEESDLGLAGGSNQLLTLGAGLLATALAATYVTRLAKDAMKDIDD; from the exons ATGCGCATCCTTTCGAGGCCACCGTGCCTCTCATCATATTCTGCTCCTTCTCGATCTCAATCACTCGCCAGACACAACTTCCATTTCTCAATTTCAACTTATTCTACTTCTACATCATGTTCATCATCATCGTCTTCCTTTAGTTTCTTTAGCTTTAGACCCTTCAATAAGCGGTTTCATTTCATTAACCCACCTCGTTCTTCCCTCAAACAAACCAAAAAACAGCAACGAACCCTTCAAACTAATGCCCCACCACCACAAAGCAGCATCAGAAGACTCTTGAACTTGAACGATAATCCTAAAGACGATGGTGGTGGcggaaatgatgatgatgatgatgatgatgatcagaACGAGACTGCGATTAAGGGGACAATTTTAGCTGGTTTGTTGCTGGTGGGTGTTGTTGGTGGGTTTGGTACTGTTGGGTACATCTATAGAGACCAGATCAATGCTTTTCTGATTCAGTTTTCTAGCTTCATTGAAG GATATGGCCCTGCTGGATATGCACTTTTTGTTGCAGTTTATGCTGGCTTGGAG gtacttgcAATCCCCGCGATCCCACTGACAATGTCAGCGGGTCTTCTTTTTGGGTCATATACAGGCACAATTCTTGTCTCCATAAGTGGAACT GTGGCTGCAAGTGTTGCATTTCTAATTGCTAGATATTTTGCTCGTGATCGGATACTTAAAATGGTTGAAGGCAATAAAAAATTCCTTGCAATCGATAAAGCAATTGGAGAAAATGGTTTTAGAGTTGTCACACTTCTTCGTTTGAGCCCTTTGCTCCCGTTTTCTCTTGGAAATTACTTATATGGCCTTACATCAGTCAAGTTTGTCCCATATGTTTTGGGAAG TTGGCTGGGGATGCTACCAGGAACATGGGCTTACGTTAGTGCAGGTGCATTTGGTCGAGCAATCatt CAAGAAGAATCGGATTTGGGTTTGGCAGGGGGAAGTAATCAGCTTTTGACTCTAGGTGCCGGATTACTTGCAACTGCCCTCGCTGCAACCTACGTCACACGTTTAGCCAAG GATGCTATGAAAGACATTGATGACTAA